From the genome of Solanum stenotomum isolate F172 chromosome 5, ASM1918654v1, whole genome shotgun sequence:
gggttcaaaatctaaacaaatagacacacaaagTTGCCGAAAggggttcaacatctactatatatacctaaaaaattattttaactatgtataaatcatataattttcaGCCGAAGGGGGTGCGGATGAACCCCCTCATTgtaaggtggctccgccactggtgTCAAGTAATCTGTCCACCAAAGCTTAGACAAATGTGAAAAAATCACCTATCTTTTTTGTGAATCCATCTTGAACCTAAAATAGCATGATTCTCCTTCCACTTAATTGACCATTATAGGCCACAACCTAGGGTGCTTTTGAGAACTAATTAAATGGAAAATGCAATTTAGGGACCAGCAACTTATATTTCAATCTTGCTGGTTAAAGATGAATATGAACAAGTTGtagaacatataaaaaatttgattgtgAAAATTTACATACAGAAACTATTATAGACTATACTATAAGAAACATGAATAAAAGTTAACAGTGAGCAAATTTACAGACAGAAAAAGTGGCATCTTCAGTAAGTGATCACTCTGCTGCAGATGCTTTAGCTAAGATCAACTTGTAACTTGATTGACATGTATAACAGTGTAAGAATGGCACCTTGTGGAAATGGAGCATATCTAGCAACATTGGATCCGACCCACACAGCTATAACCACCAACACGACTACACTACTGCTGGTTTTGCCACAAAGCCAACTTGCAAAAGAAAGGCATAATGTAAGTAGAACACCACCTCTGCCTCCCAAAATCCATGCAACTAGGTAACCAATCTTGTATCCGGAGTCCAACTTTCGATCAAGCAAGGCCATGAGGCAACTAAATGTCAAAGATAGACGAATACCTATGGTGTACATAAGGAATAAAGACAGGAAGGCAGATCTGAGCACTTCCGCGAATGGATCTCTTTCTTCATCTGAAGTTTCTTCTTCAGACTCCTCGACTTCATCATAATAAGACGAGAAGTTTTCCCCTGTATGATACCTTTCCCAGTATCTCTCTCTTTGCATTTTTCGTCTGAGATCAGCCCACCTATAGGTCCTTGTGCCATCGTCATATTCAAAGTCGTCTTCCCAATATCCCCCTGAAGGCCTGTCAGTATAATCCTGATGTCGAAGCACCTGATCATACTGATTTCTTGATGATTCATTAGATAATACCTGACAAAGCCAGACTCAGCCTTTATTACACAAAAACTGTCATGAAACCAAAAGTATTAACATTTGAGACAGCTAGCAGTGTcaagttcaaaaaatatatggttaagagaaaaaaatacaatgtaAAGTTTAATGCATAGATGCAAATGccatattttttaaacaagtTGTATCTAGGAAAACACGtgtaacttttatttttacGACCAAATATTCTATAAGGGttgttcttaaaaaatatatgtataaatcaTGTAGCAATAATAGTAAGCAACAGTTTATCCGCTAGGTGGCCTCTAGACAAAAATCAATCAATTACTTGGAGCATTAGTTTGCACTCCATTTTACGAAAAAGAGTTAATAGAGTATTGACCTTTGAGACCAATTCAATTTCCAGATATTTTCTTCCATATCCAAGCAATGAAAACGCAATATGACaaagagaaatacaaaaaaatacttGATCTGTGACCATTTCAGTGTTGTCCAAGGCGCACTTAAGCCATGGCCCATGAAGTGAGTCACAAAACATGTTGAGTGTTTCGCCTCACTTAGTGGGTGCTTCAGTTTCATGTTAACTTTTAAGTCTCTTTGACATATTTTTCCTCTGCCAATGAGCTAATCCTGAAGAGGCGACAATAAACATTTGATAATTCgctttctcataatttctttgtccatatatttataattattaatcttGGACTACTCagacatatttgtatttttctccATTTGTGACTTTCTTTATTAAAGCACACACTTTAATTGAGTTTTGCGCTTAAAGCCCCAATGGACCTTAGACCTCTTTTACACTTTTTGCCTTTGATAACAGTATCCGCAATAGCTCACTATTGTGTGACAAACGGGTAACTGAAGCTATTACTTTGCCTGCAATATAATAGATACAAACTTCTTCCTTTAAACCTATTTCTTAGGGTGCTTGAGATACCTAGTATCAGGAAAACTTTTAGAAACTATTGTGAGATACTATATTAACATGAATTGCTACATCAATCTCCTGCAGCGTTCCAAAGCTGATCATATCAACATAGAGAATAGAAGTTACAGAACCAGTGGCTGGAAATTGTCAGTTTTAAAGCAGAGACATGACTATGTACAATTCAAATTATGTATCTATCTCTCGGTGTGTGTGcgtaagagagagagagagagacggAGGGAGGGAAGGAAGAAGAGCATTACAGAAATATGTATAAACGGGAATGCTATGTAAGAATATTAGTATAAAAGATACTTCCACTTCCATTTTTCCCATCTCCTACTCACCCCGTCCCCAGGCAAAGGTACCAACCCACCTTTCTCACTCCCAAGAGGGTTTAAATGACAGTGTCAAAATACACAATAGCTTAAGTGTGAATTCTAAGTTCAATAAATAAGAGATAAATATACCGAAAGCCAAGAAGGAGTGACTCACATCATATGCATGATGGATTTTCTTGAAAACCTCATCAGCTCCTGAATCCTTGCTAACATCAGGATGATACTGCATTTATGAGGTACGAACAATTATTTTGAGAATGAGAGTCAGTAACTTTTGAACAGGAAGTTGATAGTTTAAGACAAagcttttcaaaaaaagaagatcACAAATGCAGGAAAGGGAACAGGGATTTCTTCACATCATTCGGAAAGAAACATGCACGCTACCTTACCTGGAAAAGTTCCAATCTTTTAGAGAAGAACATTGTACTTGAGAACAGCATTGAAATGTAACCATACAAGAAGGCAATCCTTTTGTAAGCCAACAGAAGTTCAAGACAATAGAGCCAACCAATTAACAACGGacatgaaatataattattcatGCCTTTTTACCCTGAACGAAAAAAATCCATAGCTCTGCATtcttaaaatgatattttggcAGACAAGCAAGACAAAGCAACAACCACTATAACCTCATAGGACTGTTTGTCAATGGCAAACTCTGTTCGGAAGGAGGAGAAAAAGGAAGGCATTGGTTGAGGTGATATATTGTTCTCCTCCTCCTCTTGTTTGTATGACAGGTCAGGAAGTAACTGATATACATCCTACTTTCTATCTCATTCCATATTATATGTGAAACCTTCACGTTGTTTATTACTCCCGCCGTCCCAATTAAGtgttttactttcctttttggtTTGTCACAAAAAGAGTGTCTCTTTCAATATTAGAAAGTTTTTTCAATTACGACATTCTACATGGtaagtttaagaccacaagattttAAGGACTACacacatctttaatttaagaccacaagattcaaaagtcttcctttGTTTCTTAAACTCCCGTGCCTAGTCAAGCTAAGATACttaaattgggacggagggcGTACCACATTTCTGCTTCAGAAGTTTCTCATAATGATAATGCTTTACCCAATTAAAGTGTGAAGCACTTCATCTCAAATTCTCACTCACGGTTGCCTTAAATAATTCTCAGTTACAATCTTTTCTAAAAAGAAGAACTAGAATGATAcatcaattaaattattattattttcattatttcgtTCGGTAACTAATCAGTATTGTCAAACAACAAAGGCAATTAAATAAAGCAACAAATATTGCTAGTCAGGTATCCAAAAGTCAAAGGTTCAATTGTGTTATAATATCCAATAACCGCCTAAAATGCCTTCTTCTTTCCTTCTCCTTGTATATTTCTACGGAACATCTATGCCAAAAGGGTATGGTGGTACCTTGAGAGCAAGAAGACGATAGGCCTTTTTTATATCAACAGAAGAAGCATTGTGTGGAACACCAAGCACACTATAGAGGCTCTGCTGCCCGCCACCAATAGCAGATGCTGAAACTTGGGTACGAGGGTGAAAAATACCTATGCGCTTGTTAGGCCACGCCCATGGTCCAAACGAAAAGTTCTGGTTGGAGCTACCACCTTTATCAATGGAAGTGGGAGCCAAAAAGAGATAGGTCTGCATGTTATAAACTGCTCTTATTTAATCTTCCATCGCTACCTTGAGTTGCATTACCTGCGGAAatggaaaaatacaaaatactcaATAAAAGAACAATTCTATGAGCATCATATTGGATAAATTGTTTACATCATATTTCCTTACAAATATTCATTCTTTATCTTACAACTAGCATAAGGGTGTGTAAAGAATGCTTGTGAGATTCACAAAGTGATCATTTTTAGCATCTCGGGCAAAAATCCTCAGCTAGAGCTTACAGGTTCAACCGAACCAAGTAGTTTTGGTTCAAATCCTGTATTTGTCTTAAAAAAATCCACAGAATACATAAACATTACTAATTTAGAACCCAATAACTTCAAGGAACTACAACAAAATACCcggtgtaatcccacaagtgataTCTTGGTAGCGTAGAGTGTACACACACCTTACCCCTGCCTCGTGAAGGTGgagaaaaaaactaaaatcccgaatgcataaaaatcaaatcttgGCTCCGCCTCTGCTACCACATATCTAAGAGACAGTAATCATTCTTCTAATTCCCATTTCAAGGATAAACATAGACAGCAAATTCAAACAGCCATTATAAAACCTAAAGGTCCTCATTTGTAATACTCAAACTGTATAATTCAGTagtaattacaaaaaaaaaagatgataaCTTTAAcacaattaaccaaaaaaattacagaaaaacACTACTAAATTATGGTAAAATTTAATAGGCAAATACCCAAATAACTCTCAGACCCAAAAATAAAGATACACAGCataatcaaaaatcaaattcataaaagaggaaaatagaaaaaatagcaAACATTACCAGTTGAAATCTTAATCGGGTGAAAATTGAGAGATTTAAGAAACCCCAAAAGAGGAGACAGAACAGTAGTCCGATGAGCTAGATGAAAAAATTACTTCTTTggtcaaaatagaaaaaataatttaaaaagataaaataaataaattaaagcgatttctttgttttgtttttttctcctttcatttattgaaaaaaaaaaaacacaatataaTACTACTTACAATATTACAAACAAAAAGCATAAGATATGGGGTAGAATTGGTTGGGTAAATagtaaaatatgattattaactTGTAAGTAAGATCAAGAGGTATtgtattcaaatttcaagttgtggatatgaaaaaaatcttattAGGAGGACCAAGAAAAAATAGTTAGGCGGTTCTAATCAGGAtggaaatcaagaaaaaaatatatatataagtaagcGCCAGATGAAAGGGTTCATGTAGCTTTTATGTCCGCATTCTTTTGAGTTAATAAGACCCAATAAATTTGACGTCAATTATAAAAGAGAGAATTCACTTTAGATAATCATATTTCTGTTATGTAGCTTGTGAAGTGGCTCAAAGTGGAtctttttgaatatataatgcAGGTTGAGAGTAAAGTtacagaaaaaaagaagaagatgtttAATGAAAAACTACTTTTACATTAGATTTAAAGATTACCTATTGTTTTAATTGataattcttcattttctttcgtGTGAATTTTTCAGCGACGAATTCAAAACTTGTGGAGACTTATATTCAACTGTTTCCTTTATTTCATAACTTGATCATTGAATTGCTTCCtgaataatactccctccgtcctagTTTATACGTCacctttttactttgcacttgcattaagaagtgatgtaattttacccttctatccttatttaatgttttcttaagtcaaatttattaataaatgacaaaattaattaactattctatcaagggtataataggcaaaatatggtaatttatgcataaattttataaaatgacaagtattatgatCAAGCTATTTATAGgaagggatgacatataaaatgggacggaggaaTATATTTTTATGCTCTAAAAGTAAACTTAAGAAGAAGTCTAGAGATTTTTGTGTTTGCGTGATGGCTATATATGCATTGAATGATAATTAGTTTGACAAGTACAAAATTGTGCTTTCAAAGTTCCAATTCAATATCTATCATATCCTACAATTGCATAGTCAAACATTGTGATAAGATCTtctaaataatagtaataattaggTCTCAACGTCAAACAAATTAACGTGAATTACATAATGTTTTATTACATATTATTGTTTATGTAATCAATCTGAGGTCCAGATAGAAAATAGATATCACAATAGGTGTATCATTAGGATAAAACTCATCAAATTATGACGacttaaaagtaaataaatattactaGACATACTCTATTCATTTCACTTATATAACAATAACAAGAGCATAATTGTACCaaattattaatgaaatttaaatattactaatttcacattttttatccttttctaaatgagaaataaatacaataaagtaatgccatttatttttttcctttttaaaacccacattttaatttaaggagaaaaaataataattaccatTTCTAGCCTCTGTTTTTTTGCCTAGTAATAAAACATAAACTAATTTCcctttaaaattttgtttttttcccctttttctcCCACTTTCCTATCCCTAAGCAAGTCTCCAAACAaaccaaaacaagaaaaaacacTAACAGAAGAAACTTCTTCATGTCAATCCATTGACACCTACAAAATCTTGCAAAAAATTTCAGCATAAAAAGTGAATAATCAAAGAGaagaaatttcaatttttttttgggacaaAATGGTGTTCAGTAGTCCAATAATTGTTGGTGTGGCTAATGTATCTGCAGATTTGTGTCAATACATAGCTTGTAACCCAGAAAGACTCAGCAGTGATGAAGtcctttatcttcttttttgttttccatgTCAACAATTTAGGAGATTTGCTCTTTGTTTATGGACTTTTTTTTGCTTCCCTTTACCAAACCCTTATctatcttttccttctttttcatcatcttcttcttctttgtcttcAGATTCTGATTTGGATCTTGAAGATTCACACCCACATGCCTATTGATGCCTAGTTTGTAGTCAAAGTTATAGAGTAGTTTCAATTTTTGTCTATTTTCCTTGTTCAGAACAAAAACATGTAATTTTGATGGTTTGATTGTTAATTTGTTGCAGTTCTTGGTTGATTGTAATGGGAAAAAGGCCTTAAGGCTGATTTTGGTAGCTTTATTTGGTTGAAGATTTCAACTTTGGATCTTTTTGTGAATACCCCACATgcaaagttttaattttttgttcagATTAATGGTttggttgttgtttttgttgtagttctTGGTTGGTTGTAATGGGAAAAAGTCCTTTAGGCTGATTTTGGTGTCTTTATTTGGTTAAAGATTGCAACTTTGGATCTTTTTGTGAATTCCCACATGCCAAGTTTCAGTTTTTTGTTCAGATTGATGGTTTGGTTGGTATTTTGCTGTAGTTCTTCATTGGTTATATGGGGGGAAAGGCATTTAGGCAGATTTTGGTATCTTTAATTGGTTAAAGATTTCAACTTTGGATCTTTTTGTGAATGCTCTCATACCAAGTTTCAATGTTTTGTTCAGGTTGATTTGGATCTTGAAGATTCACATCCACATGCCAACTAATAGTTCtaagtttgtttgtttgttttggttaccaagaaaaaataagaatatgtatggtttgattgttagtttgttgcAGTTCTTCATTGATTATACGAAGAAAAGACCTTAAGGCTGATTTTGGTAGCTTTAATTGGCAAAAGATTACATTTTTGGATCTTTTTGTGAATACTCGTATGTCAAGTATCAATTTTTGTTTATCTTGTTCTTCTTGGTCCTCAGATTCTGATTTGGATCTTGAAGATTCACAGCCACATGCCAATTGATGcctaatagtaatatttttcattttcctaTCAACAAATACTTTTGATAGTCTGATTGTTATCTTCTGTGTTTATACTttccttgagccgagggtctatcaaTAACAAACTCTACATgaacaaggtaggggtaagattTACGTACGCACTGTTCTCactagaccccacttgtgggattactatggatatgttattgttgcTATGGATGATAGTCTGATTGTTATTCTGTTGTTGTTTAAGCTTTCCAGATTGATTATGATATATCAATTGGTTACATATTCTTTTTTGTCAGTGAGAAGATTAACTTTTGGTTGGTgaatttgaggattgtgttgttGCTTTTGCTGCTTGAGTTCTGGTTATTAATTTTGTGGGCATATTTTTGGGAATCAATAACAATGGTTTAAATGTGGAAACACTGGAAACAATATATTTGGCTGGATTACCTCTTCTATACCGTGGATATTTGTTTAGCAACGGtgaattcttcaaaaatatcgaTAAATGCTTGTTGTAGGACCCTCTAAAAGTAAGGCATATTTGGAGAATCTAACATGGTGCGGCGATATTTTAGGAGATTtagaacaaaatatattttgagtcATCTTATTAGGAATTATTCTGAtgttaattttgtcattttcaaGGACCACTTTGGTTGATAGTTATATTCTTGATATTATCCCTTCAATTTTCAACTCAAGCACAtatttgaggtatcaaggtataACTTTCTTTGTTATCTATAAACATGCTTTAATTGAAATTTGTATTCATAAGTTAACCCCCCTTCTCTTCTTACTTAATTGAATTTCACTTATTGAGGTACCTATACATGTCTTCTCTAGTAGTTTCCTCATTGCATCTTTTTAATTTTCGAGCGTTGTTTAGTTTTTCTTATTAGTAGTATTATTAGTACTATCGTCGTATCCTTGTTCCAGTGAAATCACATTATGTTGCTTGAATTCTCTAAAAATGCTGTCAGATTCTTTAAAAGTAATGCATTGTTTGAGGATTCTATACGAGTGTGATGTTATATTTAGAGAATCCGAACAAAAGCTTCACATGCTTGGTTCTTTAGTTCTTATCCAACTTTATTAGTACTTTGACAAAGCAATGTCATATCAATTCAGATGAGcaaatgacataaatggtcCCTAAACTATCCTAGTAGGTTTaaaatagtcccttaactatacagtTGACGGATATGGTCCTTTAATTATCCACCCTTTTGTCAAGTTTGGTTTCCATCCACTTTTTGAAAAACCTGTTAGTTAACACCGTTAAGTCAATCTATTTAGGAGCATATCCAATTGATCATAAGCAAAATAACCACACGAAAAGCATAAAGTTGTAAATGCCCATGGCCATGTATGTTCAACAAGTTGTGAATGTTCAAACATCTGATTTACATTTACCCCATTTGAAATCATCGACTGATTGACCAAAATGAAGAGCACTGAAGCAGATGTAGTGGATGAATGGAGGAGAGATACACAAGTGTTGACAAATAGGGGATCGTGATTTCGCAGCAATTTGGGGATGACCCAATTGGCCGATTGGTAGAAAATGAAACCCAGAACGATTGGGAACAGTTCCTTGCGCTTGTTAATTAGTATTTCCCACAAAACTGAGAAAACCCAAATGAGCAGTGTGGCCATGAAAAATGCTCCAGTTCTAGTTTCTTGGTTAAACCCACTTCCCATCGCCATGGATTCTATCAAATTTGAGGCTTTATTAGTCTCAATCTTTTGTTttggttcttcttcttcttaattgtCTTATCCTCACAGAAAAGCAAGAAACAAAGGCATGGAGAGATCAGTATCATTAACTCATATTCTTCTTTCCGTTGGGAtttacactttgtttggatggttgtatACCGATAGATTGATTTAACAGATTGACTTAACGGTGTTAACTAACAATGTTTAAAAAAAGTGGATGGAAACCAGACTTGACAAAAGGGTAGATAGTTAAAGGACCATATTCGTTAactgtatagttaagggactattttAGACCTACTAGGATAGTTTAGGgaccatttatgtcatttgCTCCAATTCAGATTGCAGCTTTAGTTTATCTGCATCTCTCTGTTTTGCAGTAACTTTGATTGCCCGAACTCTTAAAAGATGTTGTCACGTGTGTGTTGGATTCTTCAAAAGCAATGCCATTTTGGAGAATCCGATCCAGGTGCAAGAGTCCAAGCAATGCTTTGTAGTCTTTAAAGTTCTGATAAATCTGCAAATTTGTTTTACAATACTTCACACCAGCAGGAGAAATGTCATTCTCCATTGTCTTTTCATATTTCAATGCTTGTTTCTTCTTGGTTGCAGTTCTGAGatagcataatacataaacaaataCTCAAATTTGACCTCAACTGGCGACAAATACTTCAATTTTAAGTAAGCATATTTAAATATCTTAACTCACTTTTACTATAAAATGATtacctatatatttttaaaatttatgtgtcacgtCGATATTTGTGCATTAAGTGTccatatagaaaataaaaagaataccATATGATAAAGTGAACCTCCCCTAGCCTTATGCCATAATTTGCCAAGACAATACTCCTTGACAGCAGAGAATCATCCACACAGCTCAATACACCTCTCCACCACCCAATTACTCCaatattttaattcataaaaagaaaaattttcaaattttacccTCTGAGATatcatgtattattattattttcaattcgATGTTTGATGTTTATAATGGAGTTCGATTAAATTCAAGTTTATATCAGGAAATATCAGATTGTGGGATATATCATCTCCTCTAAGACTTTTAATTAAGTGAGAAGGTATTGCCACTTCATCGCAACTCTTATGATGATAAATTAAAGTTTAATAttcaaaatactataaatttgaaaacatttcatcttttccctttattttatgattttgtagccataaaaataaaaactatatatttaatttctttataattaatGAATATCAAGTGAACCCCACAAATGAGCCAATATATCGTTGGCTACAGCTGTATGACATACCAAAGGACAATCAGCCACCCTGTCCGCTAACGGGCAGCATATAAACCTCAAAAAatcaatagttcaaaataatttgcCCAATTGATACATTTGGTTGAtcgattaaaaataattatagtaattaaataaataaaaaatatatacactattaggtataattacacaaattttatgtataatgttttaaatatgtaatcgacatatttttttgattattattttgatgaacgaataattatatatatgaaaattttgaattttttaacgCATATATGTAGTTGGACTAACGGTCTCTTCGGGCAGCACTGCCCGTAATATTATACACACATCATTTTGTCTATAAATTTttgcttttttctttctttcaacaaTTTGTTTTGTGATTTGTgctattttttctctcaaaaaatagtttaatttctttaaattttgcaACAATGGAGGCAATGAAGATGAATGTTTTGTTGGTGGTTGTGATGGTCGTGTTGGTGGCCTTGTCTGAAATTCAAAATGTAGTTGCAGCTGATGCACCTGCTCCTGCTCCAGCCTCGGATGCTACCCTATTTGTTCCTACCGTTTTTGCCTCTCTTGTAGCTCTTGCATTTGGAATTCTCTTCTGATTGAGCTAGTTTGTGTGGACGTCGACTAATGAAGTATAGTTCTTTATTGAGTCAACTATATGTGATTTGtgtagatttatttatttttggttatttCAACTCAATGTGTTAGATCATTGAGATGAAGAGTTTGAGGTTCATTTgattgtattgttatatatttatatctcATTGTGATATTGTCACTTTGCACATATAAACTTATGTTGTTATGCTTTATAATATGTGATTTTTACTCTTTAATTTCTCCTTTTCCATCAAACAAAAGCAATATTGGAAACTTGTGGAgtgaaaattagtttttttttttttcactaataAGAGTTGGGATGAGTCATTTTActctaaattaaataaacattatGATGTTACGTTTAAATTCTTCTCAAGGTTGTTATATATAGCAACAGCACTACATATtacaaaaagaggaaaaagatgaTTCAAATTCTAAGGCTTTTTGTGAGCTCAAAAGGtaattacatataaatatatcaCAAGAAGTACAGTAATTATTAATcagaaaaggaaaacaaataatttgtgataaaaaaaattaaaatacatacaGAAGTTTTTCTACATTGTGCttacaaatttaatatttttttttaaaaaaatgggaCTATTATTGGGAATCAATTTGGATATTGCTTTCTTCTACACCTCACATTTTGTCGGTGTAAGTTGTTCGAAGCATGTGGGGATTGtctcttttttctttatctATTTAGTTTTGGTTAGggactctttttttctttttgtatgagAGTTTAGTGAAATCAATCTTTACGCtcacaaaaatagaaaataaaatgtgCATACAGTTTAGCCTTTTTAAATTTCACTTGTCAAAATATATCAAGTGTTATTATTGTAACGTAGGCATTGGAGGGTGGAAAAGAGATAGTAAGCTTAGAAAATctcttatgaaatttatttttcaataaaaataatatatttcgaTCTTATTAGTTAtgagaaattgaaaaatcatatcaaacATGCCTACATAATTTAAGTCAAAGTACATAGATACCCGATTTCAAAATCACTATTTAAGCCATGTTTATAGTGCAAACACACCCTCAAGTCCATACCCATTTTGCATGCGGTGTTTGAAGTTTTATATATCTAACATTTCAATCTTTTTAACTAAAGTTCAGAAATTTTACGTAAATTTCATGCACATATGGCTAAAGTTCAACCATTTTACTTGAACTTCAATTATAggtaacttttaaatatttttattcttgaaGTTACATTTTTACCAAGCCTAACTCCAAACACCACATATCTTAACTAGTCCCAATATGAACAAACATgcaaaattttcacaaaaatgtTTACATGTTAAATAGCTATGTCCAAATAACATGCCCATCTTTTCATATTCTTCTAT
Proteins encoded in this window:
- the LOC125865762 gene encoding uncharacterized protein LOC125865762 — encoded protein: MQTYLFLAPTSIDKGGSSNQNFSFGPWAWPNKRIGIFHPRTQVSASAIGGGQQSLYSVLGVPHNASSVDIKKAYRLLALKYHPDVSKDSGADEVFKKIHHAYDVLSNESSRNQYDQVLRHQDYTDRPSGGYWEDDFEYDDGTRTYRWADLRRKMQRERYWERYHTGENFSSYYDEVEESEEETSDEERDPFAEVLRSAFLSLFLMYTIGIRLSLTFSCLMALLDRKLDSGYKIGYLVAWILGGRGGVLLTLCLSFASWLCGKTSSSVVVLVVIAVWVGSNVARYAPFPQGAILTLLYMSIKLQVDLS
- the LOC125864701 gene encoding arabinogalactan protein 12-like, which codes for MEAMKMNVLLVVVMVVLVALSEIQNVVAADAPAPAPASDATLFVPTVFASLVALAFGILF